From the genome of Bacillus oleivorans, one region includes:
- a CDS encoding redoxin domain-containing protein, protein MVKKVIAIVTLVALCTVAIVQAIEKEQMDRMPGLKIGTEAPDFTLETLNGDIVSLSDYRGKKVLLNFWATWCEPCKAEMPEMQKYYDEHKDGNMEILAVNIDPLNNVKGFVEELGLTFPILLDPIKTKGDAVNEIYQTLVIPTTYIIDEEGKIEAKYTSTMTLDVIEDLMGE, encoded by the coding sequence TTGGTTAAAAAAGTAATCGCTATTGTGACACTTGTAGCTCTTTGTACTGTTGCGATCGTCCAAGCAATAGAAAAAGAACAAATGGACCGGATGCCCGGGTTAAAAATTGGAACGGAAGCTCCTGATTTTACCTTGGAAACATTAAATGGAGATATAGTGAGTTTATCTGATTATAGAGGAAAAAAAGTGCTTCTTAATTTTTGGGCTACCTGGTGTGAACCATGTAAAGCTGAAATGCCGGAAATGCAGAAATACTATGATGAACATAAAGATGGAAATATGGAAATATTAGCGGTTAATATTGACCCGCTTAATAATGTAAAGGGATTTGTTGAAGAACTCGGTCTGACTTTTCCAATCCTCTTAGACCCGATTAAAACAAAAGGGGATGCGGTCAACGAGATTTATCAGACACTTGTAATTCCGACAACCTATATTATTGACGAAGAAGGCAAAATTGAGGCAAAGTATACTTCAACTATGACATTAGATGTGATCGAAGATTTAATGGGAGAGTAG
- a CDS encoding FbpB family small basic protein: protein MRRPRKRSFSELVQENKQALLKDEQALEKLEQRLEQKHLKKAE, encoded by the coding sequence ATGAGAAGACCTAGAAAGCGTTCCTTTTCAGAGCTCGTCCAGGAAAATAAACAGGCTTTATTAAAAGATGAACAGGCATTAGAAAAACTTGAACAAAGATTAGAACAAAAACATTTAAAAAAAGCCGAATAA
- the tlp gene encoding small acid-soluble spore protein Tlp, translated as MNHRKPHPDDRSDNVEKLQSMVQNTIENIEEAEASMEFSSGEQRKQIEEKNERRRESIAAFREEIKNEANAQK; from the coding sequence ATGAATCACCGAAAACCACATCCGGATGACCGCAGTGATAACGTAGAGAAGCTTCAATCCATGGTTCAGAATACCATTGAAAATATCGAAGAAGCTGAAGCTTCTATGGAGTTTAGTTCTGGAGAACAGCGGAAACAAATCGAAGAAAAGAATGAAAGAAGACGGGAAAGCATTGCTGCGTTTCGTGAGGAAATAAAGAACGAAGCGAACGCACAAAAGTAA
- a CDS encoding acid-soluble spore protein N has product MSNPKKNREHFQPNHIGTQSRGFGGNKGKKMQDKSGEHAQVIQTKGE; this is encoded by the coding sequence ATGAGTAATCCGAAAAAGAACCGTGAGCATTTTCAACCAAACCATATCGGAACGCAATCGCGCGGATTTGGAGGCAATAAGGGCAAGAAAATGCAAGACAAGAGCGGAGAACATGCTCAAGTTATACAGACAAAAGGTGAATAG
- the acnA gene encoding aconitate hydratase AcnA, whose protein sequence is MAKHDVFNARSSFELNGKNYHYYRLAALEEAGVGNVSKLPFSIRVLLESVLRQVDGRVITKEHVENLTKWGTDEQKDVDVPFKPSRVILQDFTGVPAVVDLASLRKAMADLGGNPDQINPEIPVDLVIDHSVQVDKFGTPDALKVNMDLEFERNAERYQFLSWAKKAFNNYQAVPPATGIVHQVNLEYLANVVHAVENADGEVETYPDTLVGTDSHTTMINGIGVLGWGVGGIEAEAGMLGQPSYFPVPEVVGVKFTGELPNGATATDLALKVTQVLRQHGVVGKFVEYFGPGVSTLPLADRATIANMAPEYGATCGFFPVDGEALEYLRLTGRSEEQVQLVEKYCKENGLFFTPDAEPTYTTVIEVNLSEIEANLSGPKRPQDLIPLSAMKESFNKALAAPAGNQGFGLGADEVNKEITVKFETGEEVNMKTGAVAIAAITSCTNTSNPYVMLGAGLVAKKAVEKGLEVPKYVKTSLAPGSKVVTGYLNDSGLLPYLEQLGFNLVGYGCTTCIGNSGPLAPEIEKAIAENDLLVTSVLSGNRNFEGRIHPLVKGNYLASPPLVVAYALAGTVDIDLQNDPIGKDKDGNNVFFKDIWPSSEEVKEAVKKTVTPELFRREYKRVFDDNERWNAIETSDEPLYTWDENSTYIANPPFFEGLSKEPGEVKPLGGMRVVGKFGDSVTTDHISPAGAIGKDTPAGKYLREKGVEIRDFNSYGSRRGNHEVMMRGTFANIRIKNQIAPGTEGGYTTYWPTGEVMSIYDACMKYKQDGTGLVVLAGKDYGMGSSRDWAAKGTNLLGIKTVIAESFERIHRSNLVLMGVLPLQFKEGENAETLGLTGKETIDVQIDENVKPRDIVKVTATDEAGNKKEFEVLVRFDSEVEIDYYRHGGILQMVLRNKLLGA, encoded by the coding sequence ATGGCGAAACATGATGTTTTTAATGCCCGTTCTTCTTTTGAATTGAATGGCAAAAACTATCACTACTATCGTCTTGCAGCTCTTGAAGAAGCGGGTGTTGGTAATGTCTCTAAGCTGCCTTTTTCAATTAGAGTGTTACTTGAATCTGTGTTACGTCAAGTTGATGGACGTGTTATTACAAAAGAGCATGTTGAAAACTTAACAAAATGGGGAACTGACGAGCAAAAAGACGTGGATGTTCCTTTTAAACCATCTCGTGTCATTCTACAAGACTTTACAGGCGTTCCAGCAGTAGTAGACTTAGCATCTCTTCGTAAAGCAATGGCTGACCTAGGTGGCAATCCTGATCAAATTAATCCTGAAATTCCGGTTGACTTGGTCATTGACCACTCCGTTCAAGTTGATAAATTTGGTACGCCAGATGCGTTAAAAGTCAACATGGATCTTGAATTTGAACGTAACGCTGAACGTTATCAATTCTTAAGCTGGGCGAAGAAAGCGTTTAACAACTACCAAGCCGTTCCGCCAGCTACGGGGATCGTTCACCAGGTAAACCTTGAATACTTAGCTAATGTTGTACATGCAGTTGAAAATGCAGACGGTGAAGTTGAAACCTACCCAGATACACTGGTTGGTACTGACTCCCATACGACTATGATCAACGGTATCGGTGTTCTTGGATGGGGTGTTGGCGGTATTGAAGCTGAAGCAGGAATGCTTGGACAGCCTTCATACTTCCCAGTTCCTGAAGTAGTCGGTGTTAAATTCACTGGCGAACTTCCAAACGGTGCAACTGCAACTGACCTTGCACTTAAAGTAACTCAAGTTTTACGTCAGCATGGGGTTGTAGGCAAATTCGTTGAATACTTTGGACCAGGCGTATCTACTTTACCGCTTGCAGACAGAGCAACGATTGCCAATATGGCACCTGAATACGGAGCAACTTGCGGATTCTTCCCAGTTGACGGCGAAGCATTGGAATATCTTCGTTTAACAGGACGCAGTGAAGAACAAGTTCAGCTTGTTGAAAAATACTGCAAAGAAAATGGCTTATTCTTCACACCAGATGCAGAACCAACTTATACCACTGTAATTGAAGTGAACTTATCTGAAATTGAAGCAAATCTTTCTGGTCCTAAGCGCCCTCAAGATTTAATTCCGCTTTCAGCAATGAAAGAATCCTTTAACAAAGCTCTTGCAGCTCCAGCTGGCAACCAGGGCTTTGGTCTAGGCGCAGATGAAGTGAACAAAGAGATTACGGTTAAGTTTGAAACTGGGGAAGAAGTTAATATGAAGACAGGTGCAGTAGCGATTGCCGCTATTACAAGCTGTACCAATACTTCTAACCCTTACGTTATGTTAGGTGCGGGTCTTGTTGCGAAAAAAGCTGTTGAAAAAGGCTTAGAAGTTCCTAAATACGTAAAAACATCTTTAGCACCAGGATCTAAGGTTGTTACTGGTTACCTTAACGATTCAGGCTTGCTTCCATACCTTGAACAACTTGGCTTTAACCTTGTTGGTTATGGTTGTACAACATGTATCGGTAACTCAGGACCACTTGCTCCTGAAATTGAAAAAGCAATTGCTGAAAATGACCTTCTTGTTACATCTGTATTATCAGGTAACCGTAATTTTGAAGGACGGATTCATCCATTAGTAAAAGGTAACTACCTTGCATCTCCACCGCTAGTTGTGGCGTATGCACTTGCAGGCACAGTAGATATTGACTTGCAAAACGATCCAATAGGTAAAGACAAAGATGGTAACAATGTATTCTTTAAAGACATCTGGCCTTCTTCTGAAGAAGTGAAAGAAGCTGTTAAGAAAACCGTTACTCCTGAATTGTTCCGTCGTGAATACAAGCGTGTATTTGATGACAACGAGCGCTGGAATGCAATCGAAACTAGCGATGAGCCACTTTACACTTGGGATGAGAATTCTACTTATATCGCAAACCCTCCATTCTTTGAAGGGCTTTCCAAAGAACCAGGTGAAGTAAAACCTCTTGGCGGCATGCGTGTAGTAGGTAAATTCGGTGACTCTGTAACAACTGACCATATTTCTCCTGCTGGAGCAATCGGTAAAGATACACCAGCTGGTAAATACTTGCGTGAAAAAGGCGTTGAAATCAGAGATTTCAACTCTTACGGATCTCGTCGCGGTAACCACGAAGTTATGATGCGCGGTACATTTGCAAACATCCGTATCAAAAACCAAATTGCTCCTGGCACAGAAGGCGGTTACACGACTTACTGGCCAACTGGCGAAGTGATGTCTATCTATGATGCTTGTATGAAATATAAGCAAGATGGTACAGGACTAGTTGTTCTTGCTGGTAAAGATTACGGTATGGGATCTTCCCGTGACTGGGCTGCCAAAGGTACAAACCTGCTTGGCATCAAGACAGTTATTGCTGAAAGCTTCGAGCGTATTCACCGTTCAAACCTTGTATTAATGGGTGTTCTTCCACTTCAATTCAAGGAAGGCGAAAACGCTGAAACTCTTGGCTTAACTGGTAAAGAGACGATCGATGTGCAAATCGATGAAAACGTAAAACCACGTGATATTGTAAAAGTTACAGCTACAGATGAAGCAGGAAACAAGAAAGAATTTGAAGTATTGGTTCGTTTCGATTCTGAAGTTGAAATCGACTACTACCGCCATGGCGGTATTCTGCAAATGGTATTACGTAATAAGCTTTTAGGAGCTTAA